One genomic region from Glaciimonas sp. PAMC28666 encodes:
- a CDS encoding efflux RND transporter periplasmic adaptor subunit, with protein MTVDQLKPLPPPTRDSSRLFRRGSLAVGLSLVVVLSAGVVLAQVLQQPKPAPAVAPEMGPPAPIKFDTVTIQRGDIQQTVEAAGKLQLYKYADANAQVAGQIKDVLVSVGDTVQAGKMVVEITPTLQPAKVETNRAQMARLQAELADQRAQMDFAELQFKRQTQLKAQNATREESFESSRMSMSSASARVDAINAQIRQVEATLKFDDESRQHTQVMAPITGTVVALNARPGQTVGAPLPTAPLMRIADLSKMTVQARVAEIDVTRLRRGITATFTTPGYPGKQWSGKLRQVIPVPADGTGEQGKQTFYNVLFEVDNPDQELMSGMSTQVRFIIAEAKDAVLLPSKLLGKPDDDGLYAANVLDANQQLSPRKLKIGLRTQQQVQVVSGLSAGDLLLVGPIPAVLLQPKVVPPPAPAVSSTSGTSAKLGDPVSPINQSNGGKSVVPVVAPGGNSAAAPFSTLVPQQKNAAPPNSPSSPAGVTSVTR; from the coding sequence ATGACTGTTGATCAGCTAAAACCTTTGCCCCCGCCCACTCGTGATTCGTCTCGGCTATTTCGCCGCGGCAGTCTCGCCGTAGGCTTATCGTTGGTGGTCGTACTTAGTGCCGGAGTGGTTCTGGCGCAAGTGTTGCAGCAGCCAAAGCCGGCTCCCGCTGTTGCGCCGGAGATGGGACCGCCTGCGCCCATTAAGTTTGACACCGTCACCATTCAGCGTGGTGATATTCAGCAAACTGTTGAGGCTGCAGGGAAACTGCAACTTTACAAATACGCTGATGCGAACGCGCAGGTGGCAGGACAAATCAAGGACGTTTTGGTATCAGTTGGCGATACCGTGCAAGCTGGAAAGATGGTCGTAGAAATTACGCCCACTTTACAACCGGCCAAGGTTGAAACCAATCGGGCGCAGATGGCCCGTTTGCAGGCTGAACTTGCAGACCAACGCGCACAAATGGATTTTGCCGAGCTACAATTCAAGCGACAAACGCAACTCAAGGCACAGAATGCCACGCGTGAAGAATCCTTCGAATCCAGCCGTATGAGCATGTCGTCTGCTAGCGCCCGGGTGGACGCCATTAATGCGCAAATCCGCCAGGTCGAGGCCACGTTGAAGTTTGACGACGAGAGCCGTCAGCATACGCAGGTGATGGCACCTATTACAGGCACCGTGGTGGCACTTAATGCACGTCCGGGGCAAACGGTCGGTGCGCCCCTGCCGACTGCCCCATTGATGCGCATTGCCGATCTGTCGAAAATGACGGTTCAGGCCCGTGTGGCTGAAATTGATGTCACGCGTTTGCGCCGCGGTATCACGGCCACTTTCACGACTCCGGGCTATCCAGGAAAACAATGGTCGGGTAAGTTACGGCAGGTTATCCCGGTACCCGCGGACGGAACCGGAGAACAGGGCAAGCAAACGTTTTATAACGTGTTATTTGAGGTCGATAACCCAGACCAGGAGTTAATGAGCGGTATGAGCACGCAAGTCCGGTTCATCATTGCCGAAGCCAAAGACGCTGTGCTGCTGCCGAGCAAACTACTTGGAAAGCCTGACGATGATGGCCTATACGCTGCGAATGTGCTGGATGCAAATCAGCAACTCAGTCCGCGTAAGCTGAAAATCGGCTTACGGACGCAGCAGCAGGTGCAAGTTGTATCAGGCTTAAGCGCCGGCGACCTGTTATTGGTGGGGCCGATCCCTGCAGTCTTATTACAGCCTAAAGTTGTTCCACCGCCTGCGCCAGCTGTTTCATCGACGTCGGGGACCTCGGCAAAGTTAGGCGACCCGGTTAGTCCGATTAATCAATCAAACGGCGGCAAGTCTGTCGTCCCGGTAGTTGCTCCTGGCGGCAACTCTGCAGCGGCGCCTTTTTCGACGCTGGTTCCACAGCAAAAGAATGCCGCTCCTCCCAATAGCCCTTCAAGTCCCGCAGGTGTTACATCGGTAACGCGCTAA
- a CDS encoding dihydrofolate reductase, translating into MNTSAPSKPILTIIVATDAENGIGVRNTLPWHLPEDLAHFKRTTSGHPIIMGRKTFESIGRPLPNRRNIVITRNPEWQHEGVETVNSVEAAAALANTSTDASGANIEAFFIGGAEIYAAAQPLCDRLIITEIGKRFDCDAFFPARDPQQWQENSRISHHSADNDFDYAFVEYSRK; encoded by the coding sequence TTGAATACATCTGCACCTTCCAAGCCTATCCTCACTATCATTGTCGCTACTGACGCGGAGAACGGAATTGGCGTACGTAATACGCTGCCGTGGCATTTACCAGAAGATCTGGCGCATTTCAAACGCACCACCTCTGGTCATCCTATTATTATGGGTCGTAAAACGTTTGAGTCAATTGGACGCCCGCTACCTAACCGGCGCAATATAGTGATAACGCGGAATCCGGAATGGCAACACGAAGGTGTGGAAACGGTAAACTCGGTGGAGGCCGCCGCCGCGTTAGCCAATACGTCTACCGATGCATCCGGTGCAAATATCGAAGCTTTCTTCATCGGCGGCGCTGAAATCTATGCCGCAGCCCAACCACTCTGCGACCGCTTGATCATAACGGAAATCGGCAAACGCTTTGATTGCGACGCTTTTTTTCCGGCCAGGGATCCGCAACAGTGGCAGGAAAACTCCAGAATTTCGCATCACTCGGCGGATAACGACTTCGATTACGCTTTTGTAGAGTATTCCAGGAAATAA
- the mdoH gene encoding glucans biosynthesis glucosyltransferase MdoH, whose protein sequence is MELHITAQLAHKPVSQVIDEHSPIDRYLKRLPLSLRQRSVLSERIQCGQSSTSAEEMAALHLALSEVADDSDRCLSNDGVNGRSNPAYASIAARLQLAYGIPQDTDIGPVAANSAAHGPSASYANSLDMNGVVLNENGDIGRSTPEIVTDASGRARITIALPLKRTPIVARPWGTLNPIVRWIENANRAFDRRPTLKSRRRTSARENAEQTSVEHHVAKEKGHDPRGIWRHNGNLRRLVLVALMLAQTVVATYSMSTVLPYHGAKPMEMLTLALFAILFCWVSAGFWTAMAGFLVLMRGTDRYVISREDAAPGPIPANARTAIVMPICNEDVNRVFAGLRATYESVLQSGELDRFDFFVLSDSGDPDICTAELDAWVSLCRTLGGFGRIFYRHRRRRVKRKSGNIDDFCRRWGANYDYMIVLDADSVMSGTCLTTLVRLMEANPSAGIIQTAPRAAGRDTLYARIQQFSTRVYGPLFTAGLHYWQLGESHYWGHNAIIRLDPFMKYCALAPLPGEGSLAGEILSHDFVEAALMRRAGWGVWIAYDLAGSFEEMPPNLLDELKRDRRWCQGNLMNFRLFLARGMHGVHRAVFVTGVMAYISAPLWFGFLVLSTILLAMHTLVVPEYFVTPGQLFPVWPEWHPEKALTLFSATATLLFLPKILSVVLIWAKGAREFGGVLRLTMGMVIELLFSMMLAPVRMLFHTRFVVGAFLGWAISWKSPPREDTETSWGEACRRHGWHTVLGLVWGTGVFLLEPSFLWWLLPIVGSLVLSIPLSVFSSRVSLGRSFRHARLFVIPEEVDLPPELAATTAYNEGSRRLAGFNEAVVDPIINALVCAAVTARPRVPQASLAAHAALVQTALKSGPDNLTAGQKSAVLDNPLVLSRLHFEVWSSHDANRLWMGLSEENVANA, encoded by the coding sequence GTGGAGTTACATATTACCGCCCAACTAGCGCACAAGCCAGTATCTCAGGTGATTGACGAACATTCACCTATCGATAGATACCTGAAGCGCCTTCCCTTGTCTCTGCGACAACGGAGTGTGCTGTCCGAACGGATTCAGTGTGGTCAATCGTCGACGTCGGCAGAGGAAATGGCCGCGTTGCATCTGGCCCTTAGCGAAGTTGCTGATGATAGTGATAGATGTCTGAGTAATGACGGCGTTAATGGCCGTTCCAACCCGGCATATGCGTCCATCGCCGCGCGTCTGCAGTTGGCCTACGGCATTCCGCAGGATACCGATATCGGGCCTGTTGCCGCGAATAGCGCAGCACACGGGCCATCGGCCTCATACGCCAATAGCCTTGATATGAATGGCGTGGTGTTGAATGAAAACGGTGATATTGGCCGCTCGACCCCTGAGATCGTCACCGATGCCAGCGGAAGAGCACGCATAACGATTGCGTTGCCGTTGAAACGCACCCCGATCGTGGCGCGCCCCTGGGGAACGTTAAATCCCATAGTGCGCTGGATTGAAAACGCTAATCGCGCATTTGATCGTCGTCCCACCTTGAAATCCAGAAGGCGCACATCCGCCCGGGAAAACGCGGAACAGACCAGTGTGGAGCACCACGTGGCCAAAGAAAAGGGTCACGATCCACGTGGCATTTGGCGCCACAACGGCAATCTGCGCAGGCTTGTACTCGTCGCATTAATGTTGGCGCAAACCGTGGTAGCGACCTATTCCATGAGTACGGTATTGCCATACCATGGTGCAAAACCCATGGAAATGTTGACGCTCGCCTTGTTTGCGATCCTGTTTTGCTGGGTTTCGGCCGGGTTTTGGACTGCCATGGCGGGATTTTTGGTATTGATGCGCGGAACCGATCGATACGTTATTTCGCGAGAGGACGCGGCGCCGGGGCCAATTCCTGCCAACGCCCGAACCGCCATCGTCATGCCGATCTGCAACGAAGATGTCAATCGGGTATTTGCTGGCTTGCGCGCAACCTATGAGTCAGTGCTTCAAAGTGGCGAACTGGACCGTTTCGATTTCTTTGTCCTGAGCGATAGCGGTGACCCCGACATTTGCACCGCGGAGCTCGATGCATGGGTCAGTTTGTGTCGGACGCTGGGTGGATTCGGACGTATTTTTTATCGACATCGGCGGCGGCGGGTGAAGCGCAAGAGCGGCAACATTGACGATTTTTGTCGGCGTTGGGGCGCTAACTATGACTATATGATCGTGCTGGATGCGGACAGCGTAATGAGTGGGACCTGTCTGACAACGCTGGTGCGCCTGATGGAGGCGAATCCAAGTGCCGGGATCATTCAGACGGCTCCAAGGGCCGCCGGACGCGATACGTTATATGCGCGGATACAGCAGTTTTCTACGCGGGTATATGGACCATTATTTACCGCCGGTTTGCATTACTGGCAGTTGGGCGAATCGCACTATTGGGGACATAACGCGATTATTCGCCTCGACCCTTTCATGAAATATTGCGCTCTCGCACCGTTGCCCGGTGAAGGATCACTGGCCGGTGAAATTCTGTCGCATGATTTTGTCGAAGCAGCATTGATGCGACGCGCCGGTTGGGGCGTGTGGATTGCTTACGATCTGGCGGGAAGTTTCGAAGAAATGCCACCAAATCTGCTAGATGAACTCAAGCGGGACCGTCGCTGGTGTCAGGGTAACCTGATGAACTTCCGTTTATTCCTGGCGCGCGGCATGCACGGCGTGCATCGTGCGGTGTTTGTCACTGGCGTGATGGCGTATATCTCTGCCCCTTTATGGTTTGGTTTTTTGGTGTTGTCGACAATACTTCTGGCTATGCATACCTTGGTGGTGCCCGAATATTTCGTAACACCTGGCCAATTATTTCCCGTATGGCCGGAATGGCATCCTGAAAAAGCTTTAACATTATTCAGCGCAACGGCAACGTTGCTGTTTCTTCCTAAAATTTTAAGCGTTGTCTTGATTTGGGCCAAAGGAGCACGTGAATTCGGCGGTGTGCTTCGTTTAACCATGGGTATGGTGATTGAATTGTTGTTCTCCATGATGCTGGCACCGGTCAGAATGCTATTCCACACGCGATTCGTAGTCGGGGCATTTCTCGGATGGGCTATCAGCTGGAAGTCGCCACCGCGTGAAGACACTGAAACCAGCTGGGGAGAAGCATGCCGCCGCCATGGATGGCATACAGTGCTCGGTTTAGTGTGGGGCACGGGCGTGTTTTTGCTGGAACCATCATTTTTGTGGTGGCTATTACCGATTGTCGGTTCTCTGGTTCTGTCTATTCCGTTATCGGTATTTTCCAGCAGGGTTTCGCTAGGCCGCAGCTTCCGCCACGCACGTTTATTTGTTATTCCGGAAGAAGTCGATTTACCGCCTGAGCTTGCCGCGACTACAGCCTACAACGAGGGTAGTAGACGGCTCGCCGGATTTAATGAGGCTGTGGTCGATCCGATAATCAATGCGTTGGTTTGCGCCGCGGTTACCGCCCGCCCACGAGTCCCGCAGGCCAGTCTGGCAGCGCATGCCGCGTTGGTTCAAACCGCATTAAAAAGTGGGCCGGATAACTTAACGGCAGGTCAAAAAAGTGCGGTGTTGGACAATCCATTGGTGTTGTCGCGATTACATTTTGAGGTATGGAGTTCGCATGATGCCAATCGACTATGGATGGGGCTGTCTGAGGAAAATGTCGCCAATGCCTGA
- a CDS encoding glucan biosynthesis protein G, with the protein MRTLLVPTLLIMGCLLPVLNASAFSFNDVAVRAKALSAKAYVKPVSDIPKEIDDLTLEQYRDIRFKQEKSPWANAKLPFDLAFFHEGHLFNQPVKMNEILGKNVREIRFDPNNFTYGANKVDPSKLRSLGFAGFRVNYPLNNATYKDEVLSFLGASYFRAVGKDQRYGLSARGLAVDTALNSGEEFPQFVEFWIERPQAGDKQLTIYALLNSRRVTGAYSFTLRPGVDTAIDVKAQLYLRENVSKLGIAPLTSMFLYGKNQRSPVEDYRPEVHDSDGLLVASGTGEWIWRPLVNPKRLLVTSYTLSNPVGFGLMQRERNFAAYQDLDSRYDKGPSAWVQPKGKWGAGRVELVQIPTPDETNDNIVAYWVPDTVPKVGQPFNIEYTLLWQKDAEKSSPLSWVTQTRRGNGFQAKPDDSIGLIVDFEGPAFKKLPDNTKLDAVVSVDDNGKLLSSSAVKNEATGGWRINMKLRRNEENKPIELRAFLRNGNTTLSETWSYILPPN; encoded by the coding sequence ATGCGCACCCTATTGGTGCCGACGCTGTTGATAATGGGATGTCTGCTTCCGGTTCTGAATGCCTCAGCTTTTAGTTTCAATGATGTTGCGGTACGCGCCAAAGCCTTGTCCGCCAAGGCGTATGTCAAGCCAGTTTCTGATATACCAAAAGAGATCGATGACTTAACTCTGGAGCAATACAGAGATATTCGGTTCAAGCAGGAAAAATCGCCATGGGCGAATGCTAAGCTACCATTCGATTTGGCCTTTTTTCATGAAGGCCATCTGTTTAATCAGCCGGTGAAAATGAACGAGATCCTCGGAAAAAACGTGCGTGAGATCCGTTTTGATCCGAATAATTTTACCTACGGTGCGAATAAGGTGGACCCCAGCAAACTGCGTTCGCTCGGGTTTGCCGGTTTCCGCGTTAATTACCCGCTGAATAACGCCACCTATAAGGATGAAGTATTGTCATTTTTGGGCGCAAGTTATTTCCGCGCAGTGGGTAAGGATCAGCGCTATGGGTTGTCGGCACGAGGATTAGCGGTCGATACGGCGCTCAATTCAGGTGAGGAATTCCCGCAATTCGTTGAGTTTTGGATCGAGCGGCCGCAAGCTGGCGACAAACAACTCACTATTTACGCGCTTCTCAATTCACGGCGCGTGACCGGGGCCTACAGCTTCACGCTTAGGCCCGGAGTGGACACGGCGATTGATGTCAAAGCCCAACTCTATTTGCGCGAAAATGTGAGCAAGTTGGGTATTGCTCCACTCACCAGTATGTTTCTGTATGGAAAAAATCAACGTTCACCGGTTGAAGATTATCGGCCCGAAGTGCATGATTCGGATGGATTGCTGGTCGCGTCCGGGACTGGCGAGTGGATTTGGAGACCGTTGGTAAATCCTAAACGCTTGCTGGTCACGTCTTACACATTAAGCAACCCGGTCGGGTTTGGGTTGATGCAACGCGAGCGCAACTTTGCGGCCTATCAGGATCTTGACTCTCGCTATGACAAAGGCCCAAGCGCCTGGGTTCAGCCGAAAGGAAAATGGGGCGCGGGCCGAGTCGAGTTAGTACAAATTCCAACGCCGGACGAAACCAATGACAATATTGTTGCCTATTGGGTGCCGGATACGGTGCCAAAAGTGGGGCAGCCATTCAACATTGAATACACGCTGCTATGGCAGAAAGACGCCGAAAAGAGTTCGCCCTTGTCATGGGTCACGCAGACGCGACGCGGAAATGGTTTTCAGGCGAAGCCGGATGATAGCATCGGCTTGATCGTGGATTTTGAAGGACCGGCGTTCAAGAAGTTGCCGGACAATACAAAACTGGATGCGGTGGTGAGCGTAGATGATAATGGAAAACTATTGAGCAGCAGCGCTGTCAAAAACGAAGCTACCGGAGGCTGGCGCATCAATATGAAGCTACGCCGCAATGAAGAAAACAAACCGATCGAGTTGCGCGCTTTCCTGCGTAACGGCAACACAACCCTATCTGAAACGTGGAGTTACATATTACCGCCCAACTAG